One stretch of Rhinatrema bivittatum chromosome 8, aRhiBiv1.1, whole genome shotgun sequence DNA includes these proteins:
- the LOC115097242 gene encoding complexin-4-like encodes MAFILKYMMGTSMKNLGGDAEKKEAGDGKETAQSKGMTREEFEEYKRQLLEEKIERDLTFAQRKAERAFVHTHMRDKHHLPQSETDDAQIQRVGGEVELPEELAKMVQEKEEEEEEGGSSLLGMLPEVDLDAMKTKAQGTFREVKHFAEDKCAMM; translated from the exons ATGGCCTTCATATTAAAGTACATGATGGGGACATCCATGAAAAACCTCGGAGGGGATGCAGAGAAGAAAGAGgctggcgatgggaaggagacaGCCCAGTCCAAGGGCATGACCAGAGAAGAGTTTGAGGAGTACAAAAGacagctcctggaggagaa GATTGAAAGGGACCTTACGTTTGCCCAGAGAAAGGCTGAGCGAGCCTTTGTCCACACACACATGAGGGATAAACATCATCTACCACAG AGCGAAACGGATGATGCCCAGATCCAGAGAGTTGGGGGAGAGGTGGAGCTCCCAGAGGAGCTGGCAAAGATggtgcaggagaaggaggaggaggaagaagaaggtgGAAGCTCCCTGCTGGGAATGCTGCCAGAGGTGGATCTGGATGCCATGAAGACGAAGGCCCAGGGCACCTTCCGTGAGGTGAAGCACTTCGCAGAGGACAAGTGCGCCATGATGTGA